The proteins below come from a single Crossiella sp. CA-258035 genomic window:
- a CDS encoding phosphotransferase, translated as MAVAAVFDLGRPLGPLTPVAGGHSHRMWRLDTELGSYAVKEMNRLDAPEWLPWLRAAWRFERAAWAAGVRMPEPVIAPGGDVVTEVPVADGPAATVRVHRWVVAEPTSQPVLPEVGRWAGETMAELHRLAMPPQPRWAFPTGSGGQAELWPLLVEQAKVAHAPWTEDLAGLSATVKEIYRLVTVEAPRGLPEVIGHADLRAKNILVAADGPVLVDWDVACARVPREELAGCALSLAGWNRPQGMVEATARAVIDGYRRNHGDFDEPLTAVDAAGDLGVEVDWVASVARRALGDGAHGPDDVARCREILPGLIAALPNKLASAQQLARLSTQRLCW; from the coding sequence ATGGCGGTCGCCGCCGTGTTCGACCTCGGTCGGCCACTGGGGCCGCTGACACCCGTTGCCGGTGGTCACAGCCACCGGATGTGGCGGCTGGACACCGAACTGGGGTCCTATGCCGTCAAGGAGATGAACCGACTCGACGCGCCCGAGTGGCTGCCGTGGCTGCGCGCCGCGTGGCGGTTCGAGCGGGCCGCGTGGGCGGCCGGCGTGCGGATGCCGGAGCCGGTCATCGCGCCAGGTGGCGATGTGGTCACCGAGGTGCCGGTAGCGGACGGACCTGCGGCGACGGTGCGGGTGCACCGCTGGGTGGTGGCCGAGCCGACCTCCCAGCCGGTGCTGCCCGAGGTGGGCCGCTGGGCCGGGGAGACCATGGCCGAGCTGCACCGCCTGGCCATGCCGCCGCAGCCCCGCTGGGCCTTCCCCACCGGTTCCGGCGGACAGGCAGAACTGTGGCCGTTACTGGTGGAACAGGCCAAGGTGGCGCACGCGCCGTGGACCGAGGACCTGGCCGGGCTCAGCGCCACGGTCAAGGAGATCTACCGGCTGGTCACGGTGGAGGCGCCGCGCGGGCTGCCCGAGGTGATCGGGCACGCGGACCTGCGCGCGAAGAACATCCTGGTCGCCGCGGACGGACCGGTGCTGGTGGACTGGGACGTGGCCTGCGCCAGGGTGCCGCGCGAGGAGCTGGCGGGCTGCGCGCTGTCCCTGGCCGGGTGGAACCGGCCACAGGGGATGGTGGAGGCCACCGCGCGGGCGGTGATCGACGGCTACCGGCGCAACCACGGCGACTTCGACGAGCCGCTGACCGCGGTGGACGCGGCCGGGGACCTGGGCGTGGAGGTGGACTGGGTGGCCTCGGTGGCCAGGCGCGCACTGGGCGACGGCGCGCACGGCCCCGATGACGTGGCCCGATGCCGGGAGATCCTGCCCGGACTGATCGCCGCGCTGCCGAACAAGCTGGCCTCGGCCCAGCAGCTGGCCCGGCTGAGCACGCAAAGGCTCTGCTGGTAG
- the pheS gene encoding phenylalanine--tRNA ligase subunit alpha: MSAANDPYDPKGVAALAPETLAAAVVQAEKAFAEAGDLEALAAAKPAHLGERSPLLTARREIGALPPAAKAEAGKRVNEARTAIQTAFDERREQLLRERDERVLREETVDVTLPWDRIAPGARHPITTLAEYVADVFVAMGYELAEGPEVESEWFNFDALNFLKDHPARTMQDTFYVGPADSGLVLRTHTSPVQLRTLLDRELPVYVISPGRVYRTDEPDATHLAAFHQVEGLVVDKGITMGHLKGTLDAFARAIIGEESTVRLRPSYFPFVEPGAEVDVWFPQKKGGPGWVEWGGCGMVNPNVLRAAGIDPDVYSGFAFGMGLERTLQFRNGIADLRDMADGDVRFTLPFGTES, translated from the coding sequence ATGTCCGCAGCCAACGACCCCTATGACCCGAAGGGGGTCGCCGCCCTCGCGCCGGAGACCCTCGCCGCTGCCGTCGTGCAGGCCGAGAAGGCTTTTGCCGAGGCCGGCGACCTGGAGGCACTGGCGGCGGCGAAGCCTGCGCACCTAGGTGAGCGCTCCCCGTTGCTGACCGCGCGCCGCGAGATCGGCGCGCTGCCCCCCGCCGCCAAGGCCGAGGCCGGCAAGCGGGTCAACGAGGCCCGCACCGCCATCCAGACCGCCTTCGACGAGCGCCGCGAGCAGCTGCTGCGCGAGCGCGACGAGCGGGTGCTGCGCGAGGAGACCGTCGACGTCACGCTGCCCTGGGACCGGATCGCGCCCGGCGCCCGGCACCCGATCACCACGCTGGCCGAGTACGTGGCCGACGTGTTCGTGGCCATGGGCTACGAGCTCGCCGAGGGCCCCGAGGTCGAGTCCGAGTGGTTCAACTTCGACGCGCTGAACTTCCTCAAGGACCACCCGGCCCGCACCATGCAGGACACCTTCTACGTCGGGCCAGCCGACTCCGGGCTGGTGCTGCGCACGCACACCTCCCCGGTGCAGCTGCGCACGCTGCTCGACCGCGAGCTGCCGGTGTACGTGATCAGCCCCGGCCGGGTGTACCGCACCGACGAGCCGGACGCGACCCACCTGGCCGCCTTCCACCAGGTCGAGGGCCTGGTGGTGGACAAGGGCATCACCATGGGCCACCTCAAGGGCACCCTGGACGCCTTCGCCCGCGCCATCATCGGCGAGGAGTCCACGGTCCGGCTGCGGCCCTCCTACTTCCCGTTCGTCGAGCCCGGCGCCGAGGTCGACGTCTGGTTCCCGCAGAAGAAGGGCGGGCCCGGCTGGGTCGAGTGGGGCGGCTGCGGCATGGTCAACCCGAACGTGCTGCGCGCGGCCGGCATCGACCCCGACGTCTACTCCGGCTTCGCCTTCGGCATGGGCCTCGAGCGCACGCTCCAGTTCCGCAACGGCATCGCCGACCTGCGGGACATGGCCGACGGCGATGTCCGCTTCACCCTGCCCTTCGGAACGGAGTCCTGA
- a CDS encoding DUF3558 family protein, translating to MKKLLPLLAALAVLSACTQSIPGTPTPATGPSAADAGVTPPSGDKVKRQPIRLGLQDPPKDWQAAGAPFDPCTVLGWNDIPEPQRDPKARPPKLMVLKKDDAIETGCMFYNDETISVVIPSPGATTPAAPVTKSPYFRVSVVWGATIDPAKFGGEKTTLGGKPAAVVPDTIGSLKDPICLVAMKFAKGGGGVDVRNGRFPGLDPCPIAKALAEKLAAKVP from the coding sequence ATGAAGAAGCTCCTGCCCCTGCTCGCCGCCCTGGCCGTGCTGAGCGCCTGCACCCAGTCCATCCCCGGCACCCCCACCCCCGCCACCGGCCCCAGCGCCGCCGACGCGGGCGTCACCCCACCCTCCGGCGACAAGGTCAAACGCCAGCCGATCCGCCTGGGCCTGCAAGATCCGCCCAAGGACTGGCAGGCCGCAGGCGCCCCCTTCGACCCGTGCACCGTCCTGGGCTGGAACGACATCCCCGAGCCACAGCGCGACCCGAAGGCCCGCCCGCCGAAGCTGATGGTGCTGAAGAAGGACGACGCCATCGAGACCGGCTGCATGTTCTACAACGACGAAACCATCAGCGTCGTCATCCCCAGCCCCGGCGCCACCACCCCAGCCGCCCCCGTCACCAAGAGCCCGTACTTCCGCGTCAGCGTGGTCTGGGGCGCCACCATCGACCCAGCCAAGTTCGGCGGCGAGAAAACCACGCTGGGCGGCAAGCCCGCGGCGGTCGTGCCGGACACCATCGGCTCCCTCAAGGACCCGATCTGCCTGGTCGCGATGAAGTTCGCCAAGGGCGGCGGGGGAGTGGACGTCCGCAATGGACGGTTCCCGGGCCTGGACCCCTGCCCCATCGCCAAGGCCCTGGCAGAGAAACTGGCCGCGAAGGTCCCGTAG
- a CDS encoding DUF4240 domain-containing protein has translation MRKGGHVLEFWTVVASAAATVDARLTELRARLAARGAEELAAFHRELVAAHRRAYRWELWAAFDLVRGGLSDQEFTAARNWLILQGQAAFDRAVADPETLAELFPDDPDDLCAAAELSTLAVELLTERGANGLAESLESPELFEDPAGDQVTGGLEQLRTHFPRIAKRYEGSAI, from the coding sequence GTGCGGAAGGGCGGGCACGTGCTGGAGTTCTGGACGGTGGTCGCTTCGGCGGCGGCCACAGTGGACGCTCGGCTGACCGAGCTGCGAGCACGACTCGCGGCCCGCGGCGCCGAGGAGCTGGCGGCGTTCCACCGGGAGCTGGTGGCGGCGCACCGGCGGGCCTACCGGTGGGAGCTGTGGGCCGCTTTCGACCTGGTCCGCGGTGGACTGTCCGATCAGGAGTTCACCGCGGCCCGCAACTGGCTGATCCTGCAGGGCCAGGCCGCCTTCGACCGCGCGGTCGCCGACCCGGAGACCCTGGCCGAGCTGTTCCCGGACGACCCGGATGACCTGTGCGCCGCGGCTGAGCTGAGCACGCTGGCGGTGGAGCTGCTGACCGAGCGCGGGGCGAACGGGCTGGCCGAGTCGCTGGAGTCGCCGGAGCTGTTCGAGGACCCGGCCGGTGACCAGGTGACCGGGGGCCTCGAACAGCTCCGGACCCACTTTCCGCGCATCGCCAAACGCTATGAGGGCAGCGCGATCTAG
- the pheT gene encoding phenylalanine--tRNA ligase subunit beta: MRIPVSWLSQHLELPEGTTPQQLADAFVRVGLEVEDVHPLATVTGPLVIGRVAEIEELTEFKKPIRYCKVEITGPGVVGAAATAAAEEAPAEVAEEAAEQAAVAAALSEPTGIVCGASNFREGDLVVVALPGAVLPGDFKIAARKTYGRVSNGMICSVKELGIGEDHAGILVLPPGSASPGDDAVTVLGLHDAVIELAVTPDRGYALSVRGLAREIANAFDVPYGDPAGNEPPEADGECWPVHIEDRVGCRRFVARRVTGLDPTAPTPWWMRRTLMLCGIRPISLAVDVTNYVMLEMGQPLHAYDAAALKGGITVRRANEGEKLTTLDDVERTLSTDDLLITDESGPIGLAGVMGGASTEVRDSTSDVVIEAANFEPASIARGVRRHKLPSEASKRFERFVDPALPAVAAERAAQLLARYGDAQIHRGRTDVGSPALPEPITMPLALPDRVAGVNYARGVTAHRLTQIGCRIEIGSADDGTAVVVAYPPTWRNDLNQQADLVEEVLRLEGYHTIPTTLPAVPAGRGLTQAQRRRRTVSRALAAAGFVEIIPSPFTGPAMWDALGLAEDDVRRRTVKLLNPLEADKPELATTLLAGVLEAVQRNISRGVKELAVYGIGQVVLPRAEQVPMPEVGVAGRPSDEDLARLNAAIPNQPVHVAAVLTGSRERAGWWGKGREASWADAVEAVRAIGHAAGVELEVVAGSQPPWHPGRCAEFRVGGIPVGHAGELHPKVVEALGLPKRACALELDLDALPVVSSRPAPVISPYPPVLLDLALVVDESVPAAKVTDAVRDGGGDLLEDVRLFDVYTGEQLGEGKRSLAFSLRLRAADRTLTVEEATAARDAAIAVATERHGATLRA, encoded by the coding sequence GTGCGCATCCCGGTGTCCTGGCTGTCCCAGCACCTCGAACTGCCAGAGGGGACCACGCCGCAGCAGCTGGCCGACGCGTTCGTCCGGGTCGGGCTGGAGGTGGAGGACGTCCACCCCCTCGCCACCGTGACCGGACCGCTGGTCATCGGCCGCGTGGCCGAGATCGAGGAACTGACCGAGTTCAAGAAGCCGATCCGCTACTGCAAGGTCGAGATCACCGGCCCCGGCGTGGTCGGCGCGGCCGCCACCGCCGCGGCCGAGGAAGCCCCGGCCGAGGTGGCCGAGGAAGCGGCCGAGCAGGCCGCGGTGGCCGCCGCGCTGAGCGAGCCGACCGGCATCGTCTGCGGGGCCAGCAACTTCCGCGAGGGCGACCTCGTGGTGGTCGCGCTGCCCGGCGCGGTGCTGCCCGGCGACTTCAAGATCGCCGCGCGCAAGACCTACGGCCGGGTCAGCAACGGCATGATCTGCTCGGTCAAGGAACTGGGCATCGGCGAGGACCACGCGGGCATCCTGGTGCTGCCGCCCGGTTCGGCCAGCCCCGGCGACGACGCGGTCACCGTGCTCGGCTTGCACGACGCGGTGATCGAGCTGGCGGTCACCCCGGACCGCGGCTACGCGCTGTCTGTGCGCGGCCTGGCCCGCGAGATCGCCAACGCCTTCGACGTGCCCTACGGCGACCCGGCGGGCAACGAGCCGCCGGAGGCAGATGGCGAGTGCTGGCCGGTGCACATCGAGGACCGCGTCGGCTGCCGCCGCTTCGTCGCCCGCCGGGTCACCGGCCTGGACCCGACCGCGCCGACCCCGTGGTGGATGCGCCGCACGCTGATGCTGTGCGGCATCCGGCCGATCTCGCTCGCGGTGGACGTCACCAACTACGTGATGCTGGAGATGGGCCAGCCGCTGCACGCCTACGACGCCGCCGCGCTCAAGGGCGGCATCACGGTGCGGCGGGCCAACGAGGGGGAGAAGCTCACCACCCTCGACGACGTCGAGCGCACGCTGAGCACCGACGACCTGCTGATCACCGACGAGTCCGGGCCGATCGGCCTGGCCGGGGTGATGGGCGGGGCCAGCACCGAGGTGCGGGACAGCACCTCCGACGTGGTGATCGAGGCGGCCAACTTCGAGCCCGCCTCCATCGCCCGCGGCGTGCGCAGGCACAAGCTGCCGAGTGAGGCGTCCAAGCGGTTCGAGCGGTTCGTGGACCCGGCGCTGCCCGCGGTGGCCGCCGAGCGCGCCGCCCAGCTGCTGGCCCGCTACGGCGACGCCCAGATCCACCGCGGCCGCACCGACGTGGGCAGCCCGGCGCTGCCCGAGCCGATCACCATGCCGCTGGCGCTGCCGGACCGGGTGGCCGGGGTGAACTACGCGCGCGGGGTCACCGCGCACCGGCTCACCCAGATCGGCTGCCGGATCGAGATCGGCTCGGCCGACGACGGCACCGCCGTGGTGGTGGCCTACCCGCCGACCTGGCGCAACGACCTCAACCAGCAGGCCGACCTGGTGGAGGAGGTGCTGCGGCTGGAGGGGTACCACACCATCCCCACCACGCTGCCCGCCGTGCCCGCCGGTCGCGGCCTGACCCAGGCGCAGCGCCGCCGCCGCACGGTCTCCCGCGCGCTGGCCGCGGCCGGGTTCGTGGAGATCATCCCGAGCCCGTTCACCGGCCCCGCCATGTGGGACGCGCTCGGTCTCGCCGAGGACGATGTGCGCCGCCGCACGGTCAAGCTGCTCAACCCGCTGGAGGCGGACAAGCCGGAGCTGGCCACCACGCTGCTGGCGGGTGTGCTGGAAGCGGTGCAGCGCAACATCTCCCGCGGTGTCAAGGAGCTCGCGGTGTACGGCATCGGCCAGGTGGTGCTGCCGCGCGCCGAGCAGGTCCCGATGCCGGAGGTCGGCGTCGCCGGTCGTCCGTCCGATGAGGACCTGGCCCGGCTGAACGCGGCGATCCCGAACCAGCCGGTGCACGTGGCCGCGGTGCTCACCGGGTCCCGCGAACGCGCGGGCTGGTGGGGCAAGGGCCGCGAGGCGAGCTGGGCGGACGCGGTGGAGGCCGTGCGCGCCATCGGCCACGCCGCCGGGGTCGAGCTGGAGGTCGTGGCGGGCAGCCAGCCGCCGTGGCACCCCGGCCGCTGCGCCGAGTTCCGCGTGGGCGGCATCCCGGTCGGCCACGCCGGCGAGCTGCACCCCAAGGTCGTGGAGGCCCTCGGCCTGCCCAAGCGCGCCTGTGCGCTGGAGCTGGACCTGGACGCCCTGCCGGTGGTCAGCTCCCGCCCGGCCCCGGTGATCTCGCCCTACCCGCCGGTCCTGCTGGACCTGGCGCTGGTGGTGGACGAGTCGGTGCCGGCGGCCAAGGTCACCGACGCGGTCCGCGACGGCGGCGGCGACCTGCTGGAGGACGTCCGCCTGTTCGACGTCTACACCGGCGAGCAGCTCGGCGAGGGCAAGCGCTCGCTGGCCTTCTCGCTGCGCCTGCGCGCCGCGGACCGCACGCTGACCGTCGAGGAGGCCACCGCGGCCCGCGACGCGGCGATCGCGGTCGCCACTGAGCGCCACGGCGCGACGCTGCGCGCCTGA
- the argC gene encoding N-acetyl-gamma-glutamyl-phosphate reductase, translating to MTVRVAVAGASGYAGGEILRLLLAHPQVEIGALTASSSAGTRLGIHHPHLVPLADRVLADTTLDQLRGHDVLFLALPHGHSAEVANGVDERQTVVIDCGADFRLTDPTAWRRWYGTEFAGTWPYGLPELPGHRERLRGATRIAVPGCYPTAASVALAPAFAGGLAKPDVVVVAASGTSGAGKAPKAHLLGSEVMGSASAYGVGGAHRHTPEISQNLSAIAGEPVAVSFTPVLVPMARGILATCTAPLAEGVTAEQVRETYAKAYHAEPFIHLLPEGQWPVTAATLGANAVHLQVTVDADTQRLVAVAAVDNLTKGTAGAAVQCMNLALGLPETTGLSTVGVAP from the coding sequence ATGACGGTTCGGGTAGCTGTCGCTGGTGCCAGCGGCTACGCGGGCGGAGAAATCCTCCGTCTGTTGCTCGCACACCCCCAGGTCGAGATCGGTGCACTCACTGCCAGCAGTAGTGCGGGTACCCGTCTGGGGATTCATCATCCCCACCTCGTTCCCCTGGCCGATCGTGTTCTGGCCGACACCACGCTAGACCAGTTGCGGGGCCATGACGTGCTGTTTTTGGCTCTACCGCACGGGCATTCGGCGGAGGTGGCCAATGGAGTCGACGAACGGCAGACCGTGGTCATCGACTGCGGCGCGGACTTTCGTCTCACGGATCCGACCGCTTGGCGACGGTGGTACGGCACCGAGTTTGCTGGGACCTGGCCCTACGGCCTGCCCGAGCTGCCGGGCCACCGGGAGCGCCTGCGCGGCGCCACCCGCATCGCGGTTCCGGGTTGTTATCCGACGGCGGCCTCGGTCGCGCTGGCCCCGGCCTTCGCCGGCGGGCTGGCCAAGCCGGACGTCGTGGTGGTCGCCGCCTCTGGCACCTCCGGCGCGGGCAAGGCGCCCAAGGCGCACCTGCTCGGCTCCGAGGTGATGGGCTCGGCCAGCGCCTACGGCGTCGGCGGCGCGCATCGGCACACCCCGGAGATCAGCCAGAACCTCTCCGCCATCGCGGGGGAGCCGGTCGCGGTCTCCTTCACCCCGGTGCTGGTCCCGATGGCCCGCGGCATCCTGGCCACCTGCACCGCCCCGCTGGCCGAGGGCGTCACTGCCGAGCAGGTCCGCGAGACCTACGCCAAGGCCTACCACGCCGAACCCTTCATCCACCTGCTGCCCGAGGGCCAGTGGCCGGTCACCGCGGCCACCCTCGGCGCGAACGCGGTGCACCTGCAGGTCACCGTGGACGCCGACACCCAGCGGCTGGTCGCGGTGGCCGCCGTGGACAACCTGACCAAGGGCACCGCGGGCGCCGCGGTGCAGTGCATGAACCTCGCTCTGGGCCTGCCGGAAACCACCGGCCTGTCAACCGTGGGAGTAGCACCGTGA
- a CDS encoding histidinol-phosphate transaminase: MDTGLLRQGAHSPSYFALQRSMGGRELVDFCIPCNPYFPTPRMFGELADNLERILRFYPSDAATITAQLSRVIGLNPATMAMANGSTELITWIDRLLVEESLAVPIPTFGRWTDQPLETGKRVDMFLLHEADKFALDVDAYLRFIAARGSRVAVLCNPNNPDGGYLPRREVVRFLDELAHLDLVVVDESFIDFVEVEKDASVAREAMIRPNVVVLKSLGKNFGLHGIRFGYLVANPALVKRIGGALPMWNLNSLAEAVIFMLAEHQEEYRDSLRLLARDRFLMTASLGRFPELTIFSSQANFLLVKLPSGVHGAELRDYLLAKHGVFVRECGNKLGMTSDFLRLVVRPESDVDRLVEGLRGYARSRTGELPSEPRIPAPAPPEPRTRPTGEVVVDLDAPTVGAPRPPRGRSRSA; encoded by the coding sequence ATGGACACGGGACTGTTGAGACAGGGCGCGCACAGTCCGTCGTACTTCGCGTTGCAGCGGAGCATGGGCGGGCGCGAGCTGGTCGACTTCTGCATTCCGTGCAACCCGTACTTCCCGACTCCCCGCATGTTCGGCGAGCTGGCGGACAACCTGGAGCGGATCCTGCGGTTCTACCCCAGTGACGCCGCCACGATCACCGCTCAGCTGTCCAGGGTGATCGGGCTGAACCCGGCGACCATGGCCATGGCCAACGGGTCCACCGAGCTGATCACCTGGATCGACCGGTTGCTGGTGGAGGAAAGTCTCGCGGTGCCGATTCCGACCTTCGGGCGGTGGACCGACCAGCCGTTGGAGACCGGTAAGCGGGTGGACATGTTCCTGTTGCACGAGGCGGACAAATTTGCCTTGGACGTGGACGCCTATCTCCGCTTCATCGCCGCCCGGGGGTCCAGGGTCGCGGTGCTGTGCAACCCGAACAACCCGGACGGCGGCTACCTGCCCCGGCGGGAGGTGGTCCGGTTCCTGGATGAGCTGGCGCACCTGGACCTGGTGGTGGTGGACGAGTCGTTCATCGACTTCGTGGAGGTGGAGAAGGACGCCTCGGTGGCCAGGGAGGCGATGATCCGGCCCAACGTGGTGGTGCTGAAGAGCCTGGGCAAGAACTTCGGGCTGCACGGCATCCGGTTCGGTTACCTGGTGGCCAATCCCGCGCTGGTCAAGCGGATCGGCGGCGCGCTGCCGATGTGGAACCTCAACTCGCTGGCTGAGGCGGTGATCTTCATGCTGGCCGAGCACCAGGAGGAGTACCGGGACAGCCTGCGGTTGCTGGCGCGGGACCGGTTCCTGATGACCGCTTCGCTCGGCCGGTTTCCGGAGCTGACCATCTTCTCCTCGCAGGCCAACTTCCTGCTGGTCAAGCTGCCCAGCGGGGTGCACGGCGCGGAGCTACGGGACTACCTGCTGGCCAAGCACGGGGTGTTCGTCAGGGAGTGCGGCAACAAGCTCGGCATGACCAGCGACTTCCTCCGGCTGGTGGTCCGGCCGGAGTCCGATGTGGACAGACTGGTGGAGGGGCTGCGCGGGTATGCGCGGAGCCGCACCGGCGAGCTGCCTTCCGAACCCCGGATTCCGGCCCCGGCCCCGCCCGAGCCCCGGACCCGGCCGACGGGGGAGGTGGTGGTGGATCTGGACGCCCCGACGGTGGGCGCGCCCCGGCCGCCCCGGGGCAGATCGCGCTCGGCTTAG
- a CDS encoding HSP90 family protein encodes MTHTFGVDLRGVIDLLSHHLYRSPRVYLRELLQNSVDATTARAELGHSFTPSVHVEPAVDGGVLRITDNGIGLTAEEVHSLLATLGRTSKRDELGFVRTGLLGQFGVGLLSCFMVARRIRVVSRSARGGEQVVWTAEASGDYRVETVAEPTIGIGTVLELAPAPDAAHWLDGDLVRALAREFGELLPVPVTVAGAPGDGRISRPELPWVPMPGETATEHRERLLDYCGQTLGFTPFDVLPLDVPAAGLTGAAFVLPAGTHPGVRQAHRVYLRRMLVGDGVEGLLPEWAYFVRCVVNTTALRPTASREALYEDETLLAVREALGRQLRDWVIRLGATEPARAGALLSAHQLGIKAMALTDDDLLRLVERWLPFETTEGVVSLRQFRRKYGTVLFTPDVDEFRQLAAVAEAQGLGLVNAGYAYDTDLMRRLVQTEGSAAARRVLPSELLASLGAPDPEVEQELLAAVERADAVLARHDCEPVLCDFDPISLPALLITDPELSREADTEQLRAEADPLWADLLGQLSGAASGATHRLVLNCRNPLVRRIGTVGPDLARLAIESLYVHALLQSRRPLRPKDTAALNRSFLDLLDRAVHSDN; translated from the coding sequence TTGACGCACACCTTCGGTGTCGACCTGCGCGGCGTCATCGACCTGCTGAGCCACCACCTCTACCGCAGCCCGCGCGTCTACCTGCGGGAACTGTTGCAGAACTCGGTGGACGCGACCACCGCCCGCGCCGAGCTCGGGCACTCCTTCACCCCGTCGGTGCACGTCGAGCCCGCGGTTGACGGCGGCGTGCTCCGGATCACCGACAACGGCATCGGGCTGACCGCCGAGGAGGTGCACAGCCTGCTGGCCACCCTCGGCCGCACCTCCAAGCGCGATGAGCTGGGCTTTGTCCGCACCGGGCTGCTCGGCCAGTTCGGCGTGGGGCTTTTGTCCTGTTTCATGGTGGCCCGGCGGATCCGGGTGGTCTCCCGCTCGGCCCGCGGCGGCGAGCAGGTGGTGTGGACGGCCGAGGCCAGCGGGGACTACCGGGTGGAGACGGTGGCCGAGCCGACCATCGGCATCGGCACCGTGCTGGAGCTGGCGCCCGCGCCGGATGCCGCGCACTGGCTGGACGGGGACCTGGTCCGGGCGCTGGCCAGGGAGTTCGGCGAGCTGCTGCCGGTGCCGGTGACCGTGGCCGGGGCGCCCGGCGACGGCCGGATCAGCCGGCCGGAGCTGCCCTGGGTGCCGATGCCGGGCGAGACCGCGACCGAGCACCGGGAGCGGCTGCTGGACTACTGCGGACAAACCCTGGGATTCACCCCGTTCGACGTACTGCCGCTGGACGTGCCCGCCGCCGGGCTCACCGGCGCGGCCTTCGTGCTGCCCGCGGGCACCCATCCGGGCGTACGGCAGGCCCATCGGGTGTACCTGCGGCGGATGCTGGTCGGCGACGGGGTGGAGGGGCTGCTGCCGGAGTGGGCCTACTTCGTGCGCTGCGTGGTCAACACCACCGCGCTGCGGCCCACCGCCAGCCGGGAGGCGCTCTACGAGGACGAGACGCTGCTGGCGGTGCGGGAGGCGCTGGGCAGGCAGCTGCGGGACTGGGTGATCCGGCTGGGCGCCACCGAGCCCGCGCGGGCCGGCGCGCTGCTCTCCGCGCACCAGCTGGGCATCAAGGCCATGGCGCTCACCGACGACGACCTGCTTCGCTTGGTGGAGCGCTGGTTGCCGTTCGAGACCACCGAGGGGGTGGTGAGCCTGCGCCAGTTCCGCCGCAAGTACGGCACCGTGCTGTTCACCCCGGACGTGGACGAGTTCCGCCAGCTCGCCGCGGTGGCCGAGGCGCAGGGGCTGGGCCTGGTCAACGCGGGCTACGCCTACGACACCGACCTGATGCGCCGCCTGGTGCAGACCGAGGGCAGCGCCGCGGCCCGCCGGGTGCTGCCCAGCGAGCTGCTGGCCAGCCTGGGCGCGCCCGACCCCGAGGTCGAGCAGGAGCTGCTGGCCGCGGTGGAGCGCGCGGACGCGGTGCTGGCCAGGCACGACTGCGAGCCGGTGCTCTGCGACTTCGACCCGATCTCGCTGCCCGCGCTGCTGATCACCGACCCGGAGCTGAGCCGGGAGGCCGACACCGAGCAGCTGCGCGCCGAGGCCGATCCGCTGTGGGCCGACCTGCTGGGGCAGCTCTCCGGCGCGGCCTCCGGCGCCACCCACCGGCTGGTGCTCAACTGCCGCAACCCGCTGGTGCGGCGGATCGGCACGGTGGGCCCCGACCTGGCCAGGCTGGCGATCGAGTCGTTGTACGTGCACGCGCTGCTCCAGTCGCGGCGGCCGTTGCGGCCCAAGGACACCGCGGCGCTGAACCGGTCCTTCCTGGACCTGCTGGACCGAGCGGTGCACAGCGACAACTGA